The following are encoded together in the Rana temporaria chromosome 12, aRanTem1.1, whole genome shotgun sequence genome:
- the GJC1 gene encoding gap junction gamma-1 protein, with product MSWSFLTRLLEEIHNHSTFVGKIWLTVLIVFRIVLTVVGGESIYYDEQSKFQCNTDQPGCENVCYDAFAPLSHVRFWVFQIILVATPPLLYLGYAIHKIAKMEERYEYDKKARFRSLSKRWKQNRAVEEVEDDNEEDPMMYPENEQGSDRGKHSHAKIKHDGRRRIQADGLLRIYVLQLLVRTVFEMAFLAGQYFLYGFEVIARYECHRDPCRHTVDCFISRPTEKTIFLLIMYGVSCLCLLLNVWEMIHLGFGTIRDALNNRGKQVDDSSTCNYPISWNTPSAPPGYNMAVKPDQIHYTELTNAKMAYKQNRANIAQEQQYGTSEDTLPADLEHLHREVRMAKERLETAIHAYTSQSNPPSKEKRSKKGSNKSSISSRSGDGKTSVWI from the coding sequence ATGAGCTGGAGCTTCTTGACACGACTGCTAGAGGAGATCCACAATCACTCCACATTTGTTGGAAAGATCTGGCTGACAGTTTTGATAGTCTTCAGAATCGTTCTGACTGTCGTCGGAGGGGAATCAATTTATTATGATGAACAATCAAAGTTTCAGTGCAACACAGATCAGCCGGGCTGTGAGAATGTGTGCTACGACGCCTTTGCCCCCCTTTCCCATGTACGTTTCTGGGTATTCCAGATCATCTTGGTGGCCACTCCGCCTCTTTTATATTTGGGTTACGCAATCcacaaaattgcaaaaatggaGGAGCGTTATGAGTATGATAAGAAGGCAAGGTTTAGATCCCTGTCCAAGCGGTGGAAGCAGAATCGGGCTGTAGAGGAGGTAGAAGATGACAATGAAGAAGACCCCATGATGTACCCAGAGAATGAGCAGGGTAGTGACAGAGGAAAGCACAGCCATGCCAAGATTAAGCATGATGGGCGAAGGCGGATTCAAGCTGATGGGCTGTTGAGGATTTATGTTTTGCAGCTGCTTGTCAGGACGGTTTTTGAGATGGCATTTTTGGCTGGGCAGTATTTTCTTTATGGCTTTGAAGTTATAGCGAGATACGAGTGCCACAGAGATCCTTGTCGACACACAGTGGACTGCTTTATATCCCGGCCTACTGAAAAGACAATCTTCCTGTTAATCATGTATGGTGTCagctgcctgtgcctcctcctcaatGTGTGGGAGATGATCCACCTTGGCTTTGGGACCATACGGGACGCCCTTAACAACAGGGGGAAACAAGTGGATGATTCTTCTACCTGTAACTATCCTATCTCATGGAACACTCCTTCAGCTCCACCTGGATACAACATGGCTGTGAAACCAGATCAGATCCATTATACAGAACTGACCAATGCCAAAATGGCATACAAGCAAAACAGGGCCAACATAGCTCAGGAACAGCAGTATGGAACAAGTGAGGACACTCTCCCTGCTGACCTAGAACACCTTCATCGGGAAGTACGCATGGCAAAAGAACGCCTGGAAACAGCAATTCACGCATACACAAGTCAGAGTAACCCACCATCCAAAGAGAAACGATCCAAAAAAGGGTCTAATAAGAGCAGCATCAGCAGTCGGTCCGGAGACGGAAAGACCTCTGTGTGGATTTAA